A window of the Cutaneotrichosporon cavernicola HIS019 DNA, chromosome: 6 genome harbors these coding sequences:
- the KAR2 gene encoding uncharacterized protein (Belongs to the heat shock protein 70 family) encodes MAYPRASIRPRANKRKASSSLLSKITLCAMVLLAIICFLPAGNMARAEDKEAMGNVIGIDLGTTYSCVAVQKNGRVEIIANSLGNRITPSYVAFTDEERLIGEAAKNQAPQNPENTVFDAKRLVGRQFKDRDVQRDMKHWPFKIVNKGGSPMIEIDNKGTLKEFTPEEISAMILTRMKETAEAYLGEKVTHAVVTVPAYFNDAQRKATQDAGTIAGLNVLRIVNEPTAAAIAYGLDRSGKSESQIIVYDLGGGTFDVSLLSIEDGVFEVLATAGDTHLGGEDFDNRVIEYFAKQYKRKNDVDLFKNKKAMGKLRREVEKAKRTLSSQMSTKIEIEAIEGGNDFSETLTRAKFEELNMDLFRKTMKPVEQVLKDAGVKKEDIDDVVLVGGSTRIPKVQQLLKDYFNGKEPSKGINPDEAVAYGAAVQGGILSGADGASDLLLIDVCPLTLGIETTGGVMTKLISRNSVVPTKKSQIFSTAVDNQPTVRIQVLEGERSMTKDNNLLGEFDLTNIPPAPRGVPQIEVTFEIDANGILKVSAADKGTGNAQSITITNDKRRLSPEDIERMVAEAEEFADEDAAVKKRIEAKNALENFVYTLRGQLKDKESLGGKLDKSDKAELEDALKEKEEWLKDNQAADAEDYEEQLSELQATVAPITSKLYEGGDAGSSYDDDEDSYGHRDEL; translated from the exons ATGGCATACCCACGCGCAAGCATCAGGCCGCGCGCCaacaagcgcaaggcctcgtcctctctTTTGTCCAAAATCACCCTCTGCGCCatggtcctcctcgctaTCATCTGCTTCCTCCCCGCCGGCAACATGGCCCGCGCAGAAGACAAGGAGGCCATGGGCAACGTTATCGGTATCGACCTCGGAACTACCTACTCGTGTGTGGCTGTCCAGAAGAACGGCCGTGTTGAGATTATCGCCAACTCTCTT GGAAACCGTATCACGCCGTCTTACGTCGCGTtcaccgacgaggagcgcctcaTCGGTGAGGCTGCCAAGAACCAGGCCCCACAAAACCCCGAAAACACGGTCTTTGACGCCAAGCGTCTCGTTGGCCGCCAGTTCAAGGACCGCGACGTCCAGCGTGACATGAAGCACTGGCCGTTCAAGATTGTTAACAAGGGCGGTAGCCCCATGATCGAGATCGACAACAAGGGCACCCTCAAGGAATTTACGCCCGAGGAGATCTCGGCCATGATTCTTACGCGCATGAAGGAGACCGCTGAGGCTTACCTCGGCGAGAAGGTCACGCACGCAGTCGTCACTGTCCCTGCCT ACTTCAACGACGCCCAGCGCAAGGCGACCCAGGACGCCGGCACCATTGCTGGCCTCAACGTCCTCCGCATTGTCAACGAGCCCACCGCTGCCGCCATCGCCTacggcctcgaccgctCGGGCAAGTCCGAGTCGCAGATCATTGTCTACGACCTCGGTGGTGGTACTTTCGATGTCTCGCTTCTCTcgatcgaggacggcgtcTTTGAGGTCCTCGCGACTGCCGGTGACACCCACCTTGGTGGTGAGGACTTTGACAACCGCGTCATCGAGTACTTTGCCAAGCAGTACAAGCGCAAGAACGACGTTGACCTCTTCAAGAACAAGAAGGCCATGGGCAAGCTCCGCCgtgaggtcgagaaggccaagcgcACTCTGTCGAGCCAGATGTCGACCAAGATTGAGATTGAGGCCATTGAGGGCGGCAACGACTTCTCCGAGACCCTCACCCGCGCCAAgttcgaggagctcaacaTGGACCTCTTCCGCAAGACCATGAAGCCCGTCGAGCAGGTTCTCAAGGACGCCGGCGTTAAGAAGGAGGACATTGACGACGttgtccttgtcggcggTTCGACCCGTATCCCCAAGGTCcagcagctcctcaaggacTACTTCAACGGCAAGGAGCCCTCGAAGGGCATCAACCCCGACGAGGCTGTCGCGTACGGCGCGGCTGTCCAGGGTGGTATCCTCTCGGGCGCCGACGGTGCCAGCGACCTTCTACTCATTGACGTCTGccccctcaccctcggcaTTGAGACCACTGGCGGTGTCATGACCAAGCTCATTTCGCGCAACTCGGTTGTCCCCACCAAGAAGTCGCAGATCTTCTCGACCGCTGTCGACAACCAGCCCACTGTCCGCATCCAGGTGCTTGAGGGCGAGCGTTCCATGACCAAGGACAACAACCTTCTCGGCGAGTTTGACCTCACCAACATTCCTCCTGCGCCCCGCGGTGTCCCCCAGATCGAGGTTACTTTCGAGATCGACGCCAACGGTATCCTCAAGGTCTCGGCTGCCGACAAGGGCACCGGCAACGCTCAgtccatcaccatcaccaacGACAAGCGCCGTCTCTCGCCCGAGGACATTGAGCGTAtggtcgccgaggctgaggagtttgccgacgaggacgccgccgtcaagaagcgcatcgaggccaagaacgcTCTTGAGAACTTTGTTTACACCCTCCGCGgccagctcaaggacaaggagagCCTTGGTGGCAAGCTTGACAAGTcggacaaggccgagctcgaggacgcgctcaaggagaaggaggagtggctcaaggacaaccaggccgccgacgccgaggactACGAGGAGCAGCTCTCGGAGCTCCAGGCCACTGTTGCGCCCATCACGTCCAAGCTCTACGAGGGTGGCGACGCTGGTAGCTcgtacgacgacgacgaggactcGTACGGCCACCGTGACGAGCTCTAA
- a CDS encoding uncharacterized protein (Signal peptidase subunit) produces the protein MYSTLQRLNHYGSISTTFVMVLLGLISLASFFTLPVIEPGSVSVNDVIIRRGRINHWGGPTEEIASMRFDMRTDLTQLLNSYNTKQLFIYLTAAYVDDVSGDTHEVVLWDRIITRGSIRDFRSTGDAVARKNRSHRAKIRMDDVKNKYVWRNPSRSFKNIHNANITLSYHLMPYVGLVTSGVAATARGMVEIPDLVKK, from the exons ATGTACTCGACGCTCCAGCGCCTCAACCACTATGGTTCCATCTCGACGACCTTTGTCatggtcctcctcggcctcatctCCCTCGCGAGCTTCTTCACTCTCCCAGTGATTGAGCCGGGAAGCGTGAGTGTCAACGATGTTATCAT CCGGCGCGGCCGAATTAACCACTGGGGAGGGCCGACTGAGGAGATTGCCAGCATGCGCTTCGACATGCGCACCGACCTGACCCAGCTGCTGAACAGCTACAACACCAAGCAGCTGTTTATTTACCTCACCGCCGCTTACGTGGACGATGTGAGTGGCGATACACACGAGGTCGTGCTCTGGGACCGGATTATCACTCGCGGCAGTATCAGGGACTTCCGGTCTACTGGTGACGCTGTCGCACGCAAGAACCGCTCACACCGGGCCAAGATTCGGATGGACGACGTCAAGAACAAATATGTGTGGCGGAACCCTTCACGCTCCTTCAA GAACATCCACAACGCCAACATCACGCTTTCCTACCATCTGATGCCTTACGTGGGACTGGTGACATCtggcgtcgccgccactgCACGAGGCATGGTCGAAATCCCAGACCTTGTGAAGAAGTAG
- a CDS encoding uncharacterized protein (Belongs to the small heat shock protein (HSP20) family) yields the protein MPKKTSTSDSLAQAPLILRTPELSPLAVNFDQLGNSDALPSRSNPYPGGMSPNSPRTLSQADRQLSVVSKHDHVHKGSEWRKKYSALIGGSACSNDNPASSLHHTDSFKADPSSDVTTTSSTAAAGLYISAPLSPPVGYPMPGSAQQSMRAATPVDDPRASVISSSSSGSSHAGSTKSCGSRPTPPQWAQPPKKMANRASSFDSGLDRGAVERPPVRGAAEHNPEQFKGPAGEWVQILRGEEGRIAIKSTSYQYEVLAWLPHFSINDITIVTRKNHVLHIVADQWDENDHAQWEIRLGDDAAMNSIRAMFSGSELVITVARNAKLVPSNVSAQSDVTMRTASTRALSYSGTVGHHERSFSSPTTSWSENDRRDLEARMSRGAERF from the exons ATGCCCAAGAAAACCTCGACTTccgactcgctcgcgcAGGCACCCCTCATTCTCCGCACACCGGAACTGTCGCCCCTGGCGGTTAACTTTGACCAACTCGGCAACAGCGACGCACTGCCGTCGCGCTCTAATCCGTACCCAGGCGGCATGAGCCCTAATTCTCCTCGCACCTTGTCTCAGGCCGACCGCCAATTGTCCGTCGTAAGCAAACATGACCATGTTCACAAGGGCAGCGAGTGGAGAAAGAAGTATTCGGC TCTTATCGGCGGCAGTGCTTGCAGCAATGACAACCCCGCATCCAGCCTCCACCACACCGACTCGTTCAAAGCAGACCCTTCCTCCGATGTGACCACGACGAGCAGCACCGCGGCTGCTGGACTGTACATCTCGGCGCCTCTATCCCCGCCTGTAGGGTATCCCATGCCTGGCTCTGCCCAGCAGTCCATGCGTGCAGCAACACCTGTGGATGACCCTCGCGCATCcgtcatctcgtcgtcgtcatcgggTTCATCCCATGCCGGCTCGACAAAGAGCTGCGGAAGCAGGCCCACACCTCCGCAATGGGCACAACCACCGAAGAAGATGGCCAACCGTGCGTCGTCCTTCGACTCGGGCCTCGACCGGGGTGCTGTCGAGAGACCTCCGGTGCGAGGGGCTGCTGAACATAACCCCGAGCAGTTTAAGGGCCCAGCTGGCGAGTGGGTCCAGATTCTTCGtggcgaagaaggccgcATCGCCATCAAGAGTACATCGTATCAATATGAAGTACTTGCATGGCTACCCCATTTCTC TATAAATGACATTACAATTGTTACACGCAAGAATCATGTGCTGCACATTGTCGCAGACCAGTGGGATGAGAACG ATCATGCGCAATGGGAAATCCGTCTCGGCGATGACGCGGCGATGAACTCGATTCGTGCCATGTTCTCCGGCTCGGAACTTGTCATTACCG TCGCTCGcaacgccaagctcgtTCCCAGCAATGTGTCGGCGCAGTCGGACGTCACGATGCGGACGGCGTCAACACGCGCACTGAGTTACTCGGGTACAGTTGGTCATCATGAGCGTAGCTTCAgttcgccgacgacatcgTGGTCCGAAAACGATCGGCGCGATCTGGAAGCTCGGATGTCTCGTGGGGCCGAACGGTTCTGA
- the OTU1 gene encoding uncharacterized protein (otu-domain-containing protein), translating to MIPVRLRHPRGVTTIEVDPETQGVRDLKVLIFSSTEIPPSEQEIKFGYPPKPLPETAGRLASIPITRGEQLIVTAVPHVSRSPKRPRRLSVKELDAELSAPKPPHAPGPVAESPLAPSDMPLEAADSIALPGRDAGFLQLRVVPDDNSCLFSAVSVVFEGDIEAAQKLRKVVADAIRADPDTYSDAMLGRARDEYIAKILERNTWGGAIELSIFAKHYKTEIASFDVASGRCDRFGEGEHDQRCLLVYSGIHYDAMTLSPMEVAPTSFHTTVFPVTDTAVMDAARKMVDKLKGRKYYTDTANFDLKCNVCGIGLKGEKSATAHAIETGHVNFGEY from the exons ATGATCCCG GTCCGCCTCCGTCACCCCCGCGGTGTGACAACAATCGAGGTCGACCCAGAAACCCAAGGCGTGCGCGACCTCAAGGTCCTCatcttctcgtcgaccgAGATCCCGCCTTCTGAACAAGAAA TCAAGTTTGGATACCCACCAAAGCCGCTGCCCGAGACGGCTGGCCGACTGGCTTCTATTCCCATCACGCGGGGTGAGCAGCTGATTGTGACTGCCGTTCCACATgtctcgcgctcgcccaaGCGCCCGCGCCGTCTGAGCGTCAAGGAActcgatgccgagctcTCTGCACCGAAGCCGCCGCATGCGCCCGGGCCCGTTGCCGAATCACCTCTTGCTCCGAGTGACATGCccctcgaggcggccgacTCCATCGCGCTGCCCGGCCGCGATGCGGGCTTCCTCCAGCTCCGTGTCGTGCCCGACGACAACTCGTGCCTCTTCTCCGCCGTCAGCGTCGTTTTCGAAGGCGACATCGAGGCCGCGCAGAAACTGCGAAAAG TGGTAGCGGACGCGATTCGAGCCGACCCCGACACGTACTCAGACGCGATGCTTGG acgcgcgcgagacgaATACATTGCCAAGATTCTCGAGCGCAACACGTGGGGCGGTGCGATTGAGCTCTCTATCTTTGCAAAGCA CTACAAGACGGAGATTGCGAGCTTTGATGTCGCATCTGGGCGGTGCGACAGgttcggcgagggcgagcatGACCAGAG ATGTCTCCTTGTGTACTCTGGCATCC ACTATGACGCGATGACACTCTCGCCAATGGAAGTTGCTCCGACGAGCTTCCACACGACCGTCTTCCCCGTCACTGACACCGCCGTGATGGACGCCGCCCGCAAGATGGtggacaagctcaagggTAGGAAGTACTACACCGACACCGCAAACTTTGATTTGAAGTGTAACGTGTGCGGTATCGggctcaagggcgagaagagCGCGACCGCGCATGCAATAGAAACTGGGC ACGTGAATTTCGGCGAGTATTAG
- a CDS encoding uncharacterized protein (Acetokinase family), with protein MYLLTLNCGSSSIKGKLFNIPSKEAPLEAVAKISVLNIGAKGDRVHVVVKWLDGLTEDVDERMGDGGQVEHRHIFPIILKHISSSGSGIAQDDIKYITHRIVHGGLNKRGLRVTKEDSHELEQMDALSRFAPLHNHHAVLCVRACLDAVPNSTQLLYFDTLFHQTLPPEVYTYALPPSNAPLAIPLRKYGFHGLSYSSIVHQLAQHTNTSPEALNLVVAHLGSGASACCIRAGKSIDTTMGLTPLEGLVGGTRTGNIDPTAIMHHTPDYASDAGLHDMHVTRGEWVMNRESGLLALAGTPNFGAITTKAFGVGPENEEKKLMRLAYDVFIDRVMAFVTQYLAKLLAQVPMRSVQLVFSGGIGENAARLRRDVLERLSWLGTTVSDANEARRGGAVRRISGDDSRLAAWVVETDEEGWCAQMAREDMGI; from the exons ATGTACCTTCTAACGCTCAACTGCGGCTCGTCATCCATCAAGGGCAAGCTGTTCAACATCCCGTCGAAGGAGGCGCCACTCGAGGCGGTCGCCAAGATTTCGGTCCTCAACATCGGCGCCAAGGGTGACAGAGTCCATGTGGTGGTCAAGTGGCTGGACGGCCTGACGGAAGACGTTGACGAGAGAatgggcgatggcggccaGGTCGAGC ATAGACACATCTtccccatcatcctcaAGCACATCTCGTCTAGTGGCAGCGGCATCGCGCAAGACGACATCAAGTACATCACCCACCGAATCGTACATGGCGGGTTGAACAAGCGCGGCCTTAGAGTCACTAAGGAGGACAGCCACGAGCTCGAACAGATGGACGCGCTGTCGCGCTTTGCGCCGCTGCATAACCACCACGCCGTGCTGTGTGTGCGCGCGTGTCTGGACGCCGTGCCGAACAGCACGCAGTTGCTGTACTTTGACACGCTGTTCCAT CAAACCCTCCCGCCCGAGGTCTACACATACGCCCTACCTCCTTCGAACGCACCCCTCGCAATCCCGCTGCGCAAGTACGGCTTCCATGGCCTGTCATACAGCTCGATCGTGCACCAGCTCGCACAGCACACCAACACCTCTCCCGAAGCCCTCAATCTGGTGGTGGCGCACCTCGGATCGGGGGCGAGTGCGTGTTGTATCCGCGCCGGCAAGTCAATCGACACAACCATGGGCCTAACCCCCCTCGAAGGGCTGGTAGGCGGTACACGTACGGGTAACATTGACCCAACGGCCATCATGCACCATACCCCCGATTATGCGTCTGACGCAGGCCTGCACGACATGCACGTCACCCGCGGTGAGTGGGTCATGAATAGAGAGAGTGGCCTACTTGCGCTCGCCGGCACGCCAAATTTCGGTGCGATTACGACCAAGGCGTTTGGCGTCGGACCCGAGAATGAGGAGAAAAAACTCATGCGCCTGGCTTACGACGTGTTCATCGACCGCGTCATGGCCTTTGTTACGCAGtacctcgccaagctcctgGCCCAGGTTCCCATGCGTTCTGTCCAGCTCGTCTTCTCGGGCGGTATTGGGGAGAACGCCGCACGCCTCCGGCgtgacgtcctcgagcgcctctCGTGGCTTGGGACTACGGTTTCGGACGCAAacgaggcgcgccgcgGTGGGGCGGTGCGCCGGATTAGCGGAGACGATAGCCGGCTCGCGGCGTGGGTTGTcgagacggacgaggaggggtggTGCGCCCagatggcgcgcgaggaTATGGGCATCTAG
- a CDS encoding uncharacterized protein (Acyl-CoA dehydrogenase, C-terminal domain) codes for MLSRFAPVARAAPSVAKRAFSVSATRAYNTEYRTSEKTQSLHNFSDEEIMLRDTVRKYAEEVIAPKVYEMDESEVMDPAVIQGLFDNGLMGIEIPEEYSGAGMSFTGAILAVEEISRVDPSVAVLVDVHNTLVNTVVRHHGSDAIREKWLPGLATDTVGSFCLTEPGAGSDAFGLQTTAKEDGDHYILNGTKMWISNSGEAGTFLVFANVDPSKGYKGITCFVVSKDMGVEIAKKEKKLGIRASSTCVLNFDNIRVPKENIVGEVGKGYKIAIEILNEGRIGIAAQMIGLAQGAFEKALPYTYQRKQFGKAVGDFQGMGFQFADIATQIEAAKLMTYNAARLKEEGRVFTKEAAMAKYFASVVAQRAAGAAIEWCGGVGFTRDTGVEKFWRDSKIGAIYEGTSNIQLETIAKFLKKQYA; via the exons ATGCTCTCCCGCTTCGCCCCCGTTGCTCGCGCCGCCCCCTCggtcgccaagcgcgccttctcggtctcggccaCCCGCGCCTACAACACCGAGTACCGCACCTCCGAGAAGACCCAGTCGCTCCACAACttctcggacgaggagatcaTGCTCCGTGACACCG TCCGCAAGtacgccgaggaggtcatCGCCCCCAAGGTCtacgagatggacgagtcCGAGGTCATGGACCCCGCTGTCATCCAGGGCCTTTTCGACAACGGC CTCATGGGCATTGAGATCCCCGAGGAGTACTCGGGTGCTGGCATGTCGTTCACCGGTGCCAttctcgccgtcgaggagatctCGCGTGTCGACCCCTCGGTCGCTGTCCTCGTTGACGTTCACAACACCCTCGTCAACACCGTTGTCCGTCACCACGGCTCGGACGCCATCAGGGAGAAGTGGCTCCCCGGCCTCGCCACCGACACCGTTGGTTCGTTCTGCCTTACCGAGCCCGGAGCCGGCTCGGACGCCTTCGGCCTCCAGACCaccgccaaggaggacggTGACCACTACATCCTTAACGGCACCAAGATGTGGATCTCCAACTCGGGCGAGGCCggcaccttcctcgtcttcgcCAACGTTGACCCCTCCAAGGGCTACAAGGGCATCACCTGCTTCGTCGTCTCCAAGGACATGGGCGTCGAGAttgccaagaaggagaagaagctcgGTAtccgcgcctcgtcgacttGCGTCCTCAACTTTGACAACATCCGTGTCCCCAAGGAGAACAttgttggcgaggtcggcaagggCTACAAGATCGCCATCGAGATCCTCAACGAGGGCCGTATCGGTATCGCTGCCCAGATGATCGGTCTTGCCCAGGGTGCCTTTGAGAAGGCTCTCCCCTACACCTACCAGCGCAAGCAGTTCGGCAAGGCCGTCGGTGACTTCCAGGGCATGGGCTTCCAGTTCGCCGACATTGCTACCCAGATTGAGGCTGCCAAGCTCATGACCTACAACGCCGCTCGTCTtaaggaggagggccgtGTCTTCACCAAGGAGGCTGCCATGGCCAAGTACTTCGCTTCGGTCGTTGCTCAGCGCGCCGCCGGTGCCGCCATTGAGTGGTGCGGTGGTGTCGGCTTCACCCGCGACACTGGTGTTGAGAAGTTCTGGCGTGACTCGAAGATCGGTGCCATCTACGAGGGTACCTCGAACATCCAGCTCGAGACCATTGCCAAGTTCCTCAAGAAGCAGTACGCATAA
- a CDS encoding uncharacterized protein (10 TM Acyl Transferase domain found in Cas1p): protein MPPAAQKQAQTARLNPLWYHYACATVAAALVLGNMLRWAFLDAPDNYHCGAMLSTGKWLDEGTYKNWQPEGCYQATLKPAALAKCLTSPSAVSATASSNPSNRRALFIGDSTVRQLYFAAVRNIDKGVDYPKSWETDGEKHTDRKAVLTTKGGQQLTIEFWWDPYLNTTQTGDYIASRPASPASLLVMGSGLWYLRNPSSGGTTAFTKTIQDTFDTLRKRQGSPIAPLLNPWDAMTATQTNWLPGLLPSTVDAGVAAGGHDFALADAIFFVPVADPVPEKLSAERAETIFSADVEMMNAEIATRLTQPNPPPIMVPSVFNALLVDEETTDGLHFSDRIMDKQAELMLSWRCNDMLRKEASEGACCRRYNTLRPLQALLLLYLGVWAPISCLIAPRLRPGHPLLTFIPADKVAKAISSFGIAIAYLYLADRTTIFFKEQKDWDPKIFGALMLGSLVAGLATVKNKGKDLGFLNRDITDEWKGWMQIAILIYHFFGASKISGIYNPIRVMVAAYLFMTGYGHFFFYFKKADFGFNRIAQVLVRLNLLSVVLPYTMNTDYAFYYFAPLVSWWYMVIYGTMLLGARYNAKPAFLLIKLFVCAGALTAFMYQTWMMEGLFSFLNTVFRIQWSAKEWSFRVTLDLYIVWGGMLSAYAFIKFNELRIAERPFFPALRTGAVVASVLGLIWYMWFQLTRKDKFEYNGYHAAVSCIPILSFVVLRNASSLLRTCTSQLFCFVGQISLETFILQFHGWLAADTKAILLVLPATRWRPVNLVISSIAFVWLSYKVSGATGDITSWAVGKKKKALPPPVTQGGEAIFDATQPGQENIPLMEADKQNESEAYVAPEKSWRDHAVVSVLGNIGVLAQTHDSVKLGLVLLALWVANWLY, encoded by the exons ATGCCACCAGCAGCCCAGAAACAGGCGCAGACTGCGCGCCTTAACCCCTTATGGTATCACTACGCCTGTGCGACGGTCGCTGCCGCACTCGTGCTCGGCAACATGTTACGCTGggccttcctcgacgcgccggACAACTATCACTGCGGCGCTATGCTGTCCACTGGCAAGTGGCTGGACGAAGGAACCTACAAGAACTGGCAGCCTGAAG GTTGTTACCAAGCTACGCTCAAGCCCGCCGCGCTTGCCAAATGTctcacctcgccatccGCAGTCTCTGCTACCGCATCATCAAACCCATCCAACCGGCGCGCCTTGTTCATCGGTGACTCGACCGTGCGACAGCTCTACTTTGCCGCGGTGCGCAACATCGACAAGGGCGTCGACTACCCCAAGAGTTGGGAGACTGATGGCGAGAAGCACACCGACCGCAAGGCAGTACTCACCACCAAAGGCGGGCAGCAGCTCACCATCGAGTTCTGGTGGGATCCCTACCTCAACACCACCCAAACTGGTGACTACATCGCGTCGCGGCCCGCATCGCCCGCATCGCTACTGGTCATGGGCTCGGGACTGTGGTACCTCCGCAACCCGTCTTCAGGAGGCACAACAGCGTTTACCAAGACGATCCAGGACACCTTTGACACGCTGCGCAAGCGACAGGGTTCGCCAATCGCACCCCTACTCAACCCGTGGGACGCCATGACGGCGACGCAAACCAACTGGCTCCCGGGATTGTTACCTAGCACTGTCGATGCTGGCGTCGCCGCTGGCGGACACGACTTTGCGCTCGCGGACGCCATCTTCTTCGTGCCCGTCGCCGATCCAGTGCCGGAGAAGCTGAGCGCGGAGCGGGCTGAGACGATCTTCTCCGCAGACGTCGAGATGATGAACGCCGAGATTGCGACGCGGTTGACCCAGCCTAACCCACCGCCCATTATGGTCCCGAGCGTGTTCaacgcgctcctcgtcgacgaggagacgacCGACGGTCTCCACTTCTCTGACCGCATTATGGACAAGCAGGCTGAGCTGATGCTCTCATGGCGCTGCAACGACATGCTCCGCAAGGAGGCGTCCGAGGGCGCCTGCTGCCGGCGGTACAACACGCTGCGCCCTCTccaggcgctcctcctcctctaccTTGGTGTCTGGGCGCCCATCTCGTGCTTGATCGCGCCCCGTCTGCGCCCCGGTCACCCTCTTCTCACCTTCATCCCTGCCGACAAGGTCGCCAAAGCCATCAGCTCTTTCGGAATCGCGATCGCCTACCTCTACCTTGCGGACCGCACCACCATCTTCTTCAAGGAGCAGAAGGACTGGGACCCCAAGATCTTTGGCGCACTCATGCTCGGTTCGCTAGTTGCAGGCCTCGCGACCGTCAAgaacaagggcaaggacctcggcttcctcaACCGCGACATCACCGACGAGTGGAAGGGTTGGATGCAGAtcgccatcctcatctACCACTTCTTCGGCGCGTCCAAGATCAGCGGCATCTACAACCCGATTCGCGTCATGGTTGCTGCGTACCTCTTCATGACAGGCTACGGACACTTCTTCTTCTACTTCAAGAAGGCCGACTTTGGCTTCAACCGCATCGCCCAGGTGCTGGTtcgcctcaacctcctctcgGTCGTGCTCCCGTACACCATGAACACAGACTACGCGTTCTACTACTTTGCGCCTCTCGTGAGCTGGTGGTACATGGTCATCTACGGCACcatgctcctcggcgcgcggtACAATGCCAAGCCGgcgttcctcctcatcaAGCTGTTCGTCTGCGCGGGCGCCCTCACAGCGTTCATGTACCAGACGTGGATGATGGAGGGTCTGTTCTCGTTCCTCAACACCGTCTTCCGCATCCAGTGGAGCGCCAAGGAGTGGTCGTTCCGCGTCACGCTCGACCTCTACATTGTGTGGGGCGGCATGCTCTCAGCCTACGCATTCATCAAGTTCAACGAGTTGCGCATCGCCGAGCGTCCCTTCTTCCCAGCCTTGCGCACTGGCGCGGTCGTGGCTTcggtcctcggcctcatctGGTACATGTGGTTCCAGCTCACGCGCAAGGACAAGTTTGAGTACAACGGCTACCACGCCGCCGTGTCGTGTATCCCGATCCTGTCCTTTGTGGTCTTGCGCAACGCAAGCTCGCTCCTGCGCACGTGTACGAGCCAGCTCTTCTGCTTTGTCGGCCAGATCTCGCTCGAGACCTTCATCCTCCAGTTCCACGGGTGGCTGGCAGCCGACACCAAGGCCatcctccttgtccttcccgcgacgcgctggcgccccgtcaacctcgtcatctcgtccatcgccTTCGTCTGGCTCTCATACAAGGTCAGTGGCGCCACTGGCGACATCACCTCCTGGGCTGtgggcaagaagaagaaggcccTTCCGCCGCCTGTCACTcagggcggcgaggccatCTTCGACGCCACGCAGCCGGGGCAGGAGAACATCCCGCTCATGGAGGCGGACAAACAGAACGAGAGTGAGGCGTACGTGGCCCCCGAGAAGAGCTGGCGCGACCACGCGGTCGTGAGCGTGCTCGGCAACATTGGCGTGCTGGCCCAAACGCACGACAGCGTCAAACTCGGCCTCGTGCTCCTCGCATTGTGGGTCGCCAACTGGCTCTACTAG